One genomic window of Lagopus muta isolate bLagMut1 chromosome W unlocalized genomic scaffold, bLagMut1 primary SUPER_W_unloc_1, whole genome shotgun sequence includes the following:
- the LOC125687564 gene encoding uncharacterized protein LOC125687564: MTLIKSSQPREPLLSSEANVWVTWANRTNHPDFCLSLKSAGEPFRTCLIGWPDYDLSAFQHFVYSVKKCNYSETATRSACLIGQLNNTLPWDPQELDLLGSRTASNASGDIKCLLFGPGSTYDKFAMRLTRPQNPLSPYYGKPWTSVFPRNVGAFAFNNYCGGNFSIGNAFGLRYTRISGRLQLETLVNMNTAKALPPGIFLICGDRAWAGVPKNIVGGPCYLGKLTLFAPRQAEWMNINRMLSGDGSLRDQRSAMILAEDCRDEVQLWTVTANIFASILAPGLAAAQALKQIERLACWTVKQSNITSQILEEMLEDMDSLRHAVLQNRAAIDFLLLAQGRGCTDFEGMCCFNLSDHSDSIHKQIRWLLNHTQSVSKDHNPIDDWLRSTFPGLSSWAYGLIKEGLRWLLILLLIIIGGRIVYGCIQRAIDPPRAMPVFSTTFSTNDFIQDWLKEQGGHNSLEYLEMRP; this comes from the coding sequence ATGACATTGATCAAGTCGAGCCAACCGAGGGAACCGCTGTTGTCTTCAGAAGCTAATGTATGGGTAACTTGGGCTAATAGAACAAATCATCCAGATTTCTGTCTTAGCTTGAAATCAGCAGGAGAGCCTTTTCGCACTTGTTTAATTGGTTGGCCTGATTATGATTTATCCGCTTTTCAACATTTTGTATATAGCGTTAAGAAGTGTAATTATAGTGAAACAGCTACCCGTAGTGCGTGCCTGATTGGTCAACTGAATAACACCCTTCCGTGGGATCCTCAGGAATTGGATTTATTAGGATCTCGAACAGCAAGTAATGCCTCAGGAGACATTAAATGTCTCTTGTTTGGTCCAGGAAGTACTTATGATAAATTTGCTATGCGCCTCACTAGGCCACAAAATCCCTTAAGTCCTTATTACGGCAAACCATGGACTTCTGTATTTCCTCGGAACGTAGGAGCTTTTGCCTTTAATAACTATTGTGGTGGAAACTTTAGCATAGGCAATGCATTTGGTCTTAGGTACACCCGTATTTCTGGGAGGTTACAGCTGGAGACCCTAGTCAATATGAATACAGCAAAAGCCCTTCCCCCCGGTATATTTCTAATTTGTGGGGATAGGGCATGGGCCGGGGTACCTAAGAATATAGTAGGAGGACCCTGCTATTTAGGAAAGCTAACCTTGTTTGCACCACGGCAAGCGGAATGGATGAACATCAATAGGATGCTATCAGGAGATGGCAGCCTGAGGGATCAACGTTCGGCAATGATTCTGGCTGAAGATTGTCGTGACGAGGTACAGCTATGGACGGTCACTGCGAACATCTTTGCGTCTATCCTAGCACCAGGACTGGCGGCTGCACAAGCTTTGAAGCAGATTGAGCGATTGGCATGTTGGACAGTCAAACAAAGCAATATTACGTCCCAGATTCTTGAGGAAATGCTGGAGGACATGGACAGTTTACGGCACGCGGTGTTGCAAAATAGAGCAGCTATAGACTTTTTGCTGTTAGCGCAGGGACGCGGGTGTACTGATTTTGAGGGAAtgtgttgttttaatttgtctGATCATAGTGATTCCATACATAAGCAGATTCGCTGGCTCCTGAATCACACGCAATCTGTGAGTAAAGATCATAACCCCATAGACGATTGGCTTCGTTCTACTTTCCCAGGCCTTTCCTCATGGGCATACGGCCTGATAAAAGAAGGTTTACGATGGTTACTGATCTTGCTATTGATAATTATAGGTGGACGAATTGTGTATGGCTGTATTCAAAGGGCAATCGATCCCCCTCGAGCCATGCCGGTATTTAGTACAACGTTTTCGACGAATGATTTTATTCAAGATTGGCTTAAAGAGCAAGGAGGTCATAACTCCTTGGAATATCTTGAGATGCgtccataa